aacagctgacgactttgccattttcttcattaataaaatgaaaaccattCAGTGCAAAATTTTCCAGTGCACATCTTatcagcaaacatacactcgttcacatccttctcttcactctctgagacagaagtctccaaactcatcctttctaatcatcctactacttgtcctcTTGATCCTAtgccatctcatctccttcaagccatttctcctgcagttgtacctgcactcactcacatcaacacatcccttcacactgctgtttttccctcaacatttagacaggcttgtaTAACCCCACTACTCAAGAAACCCACctttaacccatctcttttagagaactacagactggTTTCCCtttattgcaaaaacacttggaatgagctgtattcaaccaagtctctgcctttttttttttacacagaacaacctcctcgacagcaaccagtctggcttcagaagtggacatttaaCCGAGACTGCCTTGAACTTGCTCTCAGTTGTGGAAACCCTATggctggcaagagcggaatccaaatcttcaatacttatctttcTGGATccgtccgctgcttttgacatggttaaccaccagatcctcctgtcaaccctactggcaaagggcacctcaggaaccacactccagtggtttgagtcgtacctctcagataggtccttcaaagtatcttggagaggtgaggtgtccaagtcgcaacataactactggggtgcctcagggctctgttcttggacACTTCTCTTTCTATATGGCATCACTAGGTtatgtcattcagaaacattgcttttcatatcactgctatgctgatgacactcaaatctacctctcattccatcctgatgatctgacAATAACTGCtagcatctcagcttgtctaacagacatttcttgctgaatgaaggaccatcaccttcagttcaaccttgccaagacagaaccgcttgtggttccatcaaacccatggtttcatcacaatttcaccatccagttaggcacatcaaccataaccccttcaaaaacagccagaaaccttggagttatgagtgatgatcagctgactttctcacaCTATATTGCTAAAACTGcttggtcctgcagatttgctttattcaacatcaagaagatcaggccctttctttcagaacatgctttaCAACTCATCGTTCAAGcgcttgttctgtccaggctggactattgcaatgctctcttggcaggtcttccagccagttctatcaaacctttacaattaatccagaacatgGCAGCAAGATGAatctttaatgagccaaaaagagtGCACTTCACACCTcggtttatcaatttgcactggctaccaatagctgctcgtttgcctacaaaaccaccactggctctgcacccctttacctaaatttatTACTTCAGACCTATGTGCCTTCTAGatgcttgcgttctgcaagtgagcataaaattaaatgttccctcctggtggaatgacctgcacaactcaatccaagcagctgagaccttagccatcttcaagaatcggctaaaaacatccatctttatttgaccctctaactctagcactccattctaattctattcttaaaaaaaaaaaaaaagccatgccccttttagacttgcactctaagTATAACagcttgttaaaaaaagaaactaacactagcttctctcatctttttgtattctatctatttgttctcttttttattatacacaattaacaaaagcaaaaaatgcctctaacaatagcttgctctattcttttcctattccatctttttttattatattattttaaaaaatttgctacgtgtactgcgttaagcttattgagacttgttatagcacttgtatatcgctgctcttttgttggttttgattgcttccattgtcctcatttgtaagtcgctttggataaaagcgtctgctaaattactaaatgtaaatactAGATTACGTAAACTTGTTTCTGTGGCAAATGTGAAcgttcagcagtcattactcctgtctttagTATCAAACGATCCTTCAAAAATGAAGTCTGGAGTGATtgctcctgaaaattcagctttgccacatATAGGAGTTCACATAACCAATTTAGGTCATGTAAACCAGATCTGTGTTTAAATTGCATTTGCAATAAATCCATCATACACCATGTCATAACCAGCCATGACCGCTACAAGGAACAAAACATTTTGTTGGGCACAAATTATACACCGTGAAATACCACAACAACTTCTGCATTTTAGAGATGAGCCATTAACAGCAAGTATCCAAAACTAGAATTCATTATTCATATACATCTCAAAATATCACAGTCCAAATGAATACTCATCAACATCTTTTTAAGTTACAAAAGGATCATAGTTTTATTGAGTTTAAGGCACAATACAATAATTAGATTGTATGTAATAACCTTAAGATGCTAAATTCTGATGATTTCTCTCTCTGGATAGTAGCAGGTTATGGGTCATGTAGTCAAAGTCAGAGAATACACCACATCAATTGGACTAAAATATGATGTTAGTTAAGTGCTCATTCTACAGTATTGCCCCAATATATCAGTTACGGTTTAGTGTAGCGTATGTATTTTTTCCCAGAAGGCACCTCTTTGAGGGTAAAACCTGCTGGGAAAAGTTTGTTGGCTTCTTCATCTGACAAAGAAGGGATGACCATGACTTCTTGACcaggttaaacaaaaaaaagaaaagaaaaaaaaaatacatattactttactattttttttccctctgaccacataagaaaaaaaaaattagaaaaaaaaaaaaaaatattaacttagGGACTCTTACATGCAGTAAGGAAAGAAAGGCTGCATCTTACCTTCCAGTCCACAGGTGTGGCCACCTTCTTTGTTGCAGTCAGCTGCAGAGAGTCTATGACACGGAGAATCTCATCAAAATTGCGCCCTGTTGTGGCTGGATAGAGAATGGACAGCTTCAGCCTCTTATCTGGGCCAACGACAAACACCTGAAACATAATAAATATGGTAAGTGCAGATAGAAATAAGCACTTTTAGTTTCATAATTGGTGGCTTTAATGAAATAACACAACACTAATCTTATTCAGTGACCGTATAACAGTATAAACAACAGCATCAAATATCTTGATGTATTGATATAGATCTGTCTTCTTTCTGCAGGTTTTCTAGTATTGACAACTTTTGTTGTTAAGCTGCTAATGCACATGTTGTAGCAAAGACTAGATTAAATCTGCGGGCACATGGAGCAATTGAAGCGTTGCATGCAGCAGAACATCAACAGAAATGTAGTCAAGCGGATCAGAGTTTCACAATCACCTGTTCAGGCATTGGCCTCGACCAAGACATTAAAAGCaatggttctcaaactttttgactCCAAATCCCACTTAGAAGTTATTTATAAGCCGACTTGTACCTCTGCCACTTCTGttgtcaaacaaatacattcaaaaacCATATGGTTTAAATACGTTATATAActttctttttaaagattttaattaacattatgttaatataattacataaattaagaCTTATTGGGACCCCCTGATTAAGAGCCAGAgttattttagtaacattgaGATACTGTTACAACTctagaattgtattatttttaataagtttatttttatattttccatttttacttttttaatttttttaagtcattttgttgtgcaattttgtctttattattagttttaaaatgtcTACATAGTTCTTTATTTcggtttttgttttagttattttagtacataactACATGGAAATAAGAAatactgccttggcaactagccaaaataaaatgagtttacTTCAGATTTTCTTTCAGTTCCCATTTTCTCATTTCAGCAGCATTAACtcctttttgaacagtagtgcatatgaAATTTTGGTTAGGAAATTATTAGTATAATaaagcaaagaaaatattttcagagTGCAACTTTGATAAcatccccttaaaaaaaaaaaaatcatagtattCACTTATCACAGATATAggactaaatattatatttaaattaaaagtataataaatttaatattaaatacattatatatgtaacatttgttgaaactttttttttacaaacaaaaaaaagtgctgaCATAATCTGCttgatttatatgtatttatatgagttttaaaataactaaattattgtttatttttttgtatttattttagtatatatatatatgaaaaattagAAGTGTTGTTTTGTAAGTTTGTTGATATAAGAGTAATTaactttagattttaattaatttaacattcatttaatttcaagtaacttagattttaattaatttaaaattaaaaaaaagttgagagCAATTAAAGCATGGTTGCGATGGAAACTCACACAGCGGGCAGTGAGGGGCATCCCATCTTTATCCCTCTCATCAGGGTCCAGCATCCCCAGTAAGACTGATAACTCCCTCTTGTCATCTGCTATGATGGGGAAAGGCATGGCACAGCAGGCTTTGTCTTGGTTAAACGACATGATGTCCTAGAAAGAGCAAAAGTTACAGAACTATAAAGTCATGTTTACTGTTTGTGCAGATTTCAGTCAGTCATCCTTAAGTGTGAAGCCTTGTTGGAAGAAAcagtaaattaaaacttttttcagtaaatataaaaacaccttTACAAATTCAAAGCCataaataatggaaaatattggtttatttttatgctttacaaTTAAGAGTATTACAGTACATGTACACATCTGGATATTCGTTTATGAGTAAAGAGTGTGGTGGTTTACCAGTGACTAACgtcacacaaaacacattgtcTTGTGTGAACCTAGTGTCTGCAGCATTCACATGAATCTGAAAACAAGGGTTCAGTCAAGGGCACATGTGGGTGTGAAAGTATGTCTTTATATCCAGTAAAAGAGTTCACATTAAAACCATCAGACCATAAAAATAACAGCAGCAAAAGCTGTGTGCCTCAACGCTTTACAAACTAGTTCTTAATGCATTTTCAAGTGTTATTATGAAACGTTTCGCAAAGTTCAGACCCTTGGGAAGCCAGATGTCTTGTAACACGTAATCAGCCCTTTTGTTGAACTGTTCAGTGAGAACTTGAGGGAGAGTATTGGAGAGAGTCACCTCTTGGGATTAAAGTACGAACCAATCAGAGAAGTCCTCTGTGTGCGTTTCTAAGAGCTACAAGCCGATGATTAGATGTTCAAGCGAGTCCCTAAGCAACGCAGCATCAGAGAATGGAGTTCAGAAAGGGAGGCCCATGTGACCTCAAGTGTCCGTTTATGAGCATCATACAGTTTCATCAGTGTACACTACTCTTCATAAGTTTGTGGTTGGTATAATTTTTGATGTTCTTGAAAAAAAGtcttacagtaaatgcatttatttgattacaaataacggtattacaatttaatgtaattttcagcatcataactccagtcgtcagtgtcacatgatccttcagaaatcattctaatatgctgatttgctgctcaagaaacatttcaaacatttcttattatcatcaacattgaaatcatttgtgctgcttaatatttttgtgaaaagagtgatgtattttatttcggattctttgaagaatagaaggttcaaaagaacggcttacatttgaagtatttttttttaaatattataatagaaggttcaaaagaacggcttacatttgaagtatttttttgaaaaaaacacaaaatatataattccaAACCTCAAACTTTTCCCACATTCCAAAcctcaaacttttcaacagtattGTATATGGGATTTAGGTtaggacataaaaaaataattagtataatgaagcaataaaaaaatatttctgcaattggtattttatgaaatattattttaaataatacacatttaatagtatttttttctgcaaCAGTTATTGtattagatattatttattaagacttacaaataaatgaaataaataatgtgtcaatattaaaataatttattttgtaggaTGCATGCGTGTAATCTGCAGACCTCACTCCATTTGCGGTGGTCCTCCACGCTGTCAATGGACAGTGCGATCATCTTCACGTCACGTTTCTTAAACTCCTCGTGAAGCTTGGCAGCACGGGCTAGCTCAGTCGTACACACCGGAGTGAAGTCACGTGGGTGTGAGAACAAGATACCCCatctaaagagaaaaaaatatatatgtaaatggaCAACTTTTGACAGCTCCAGGACTTTGTGAAAGAATCACCAGATCATAATTCTGCAGTTTTGTATCCCACTTCACAGACAGGTGGCACAGATTCGGTTATTCCTACCTTTTAGGCAAAAGTGAACAGCACagcccttttttctttttagtaatcTACTGTATCACCACCAGTTAAAAAGCAGATTCTTGCAAGCACTAAAGTACCCATTTAATGAAAAGAGCAATAGATAAAGGGAGATTCAGATTAAATGGTTCATGCTCGTTTTTG
The sequence above is drawn from the Cyprinus carpio isolate SPL01 chromosome B20, ASM1834038v1, whole genome shotgun sequence genome and encodes:
- the prdx6 gene encoding peroxiredoxin-6 isoform X1, which encodes MPGILLGDVLPNFEAETTIGKIKFHEFLGNSWGILFSHPRDFTPVCTTELARAAKLHEEFKKRDVKMIALSIDSVEDHRKWSEDIMSFNQDKACCAMPFPIIADDKRELSVLLGMLDPDERDKDGMPLTARCVFVVGPDKRLKLSILYPATTGRNFDEILRVIDSLQLTATKKVATPVDWKPGQEVMVIPSLSDEEANKLFPAGFTLKEVPSGKKYIRYTKP
- the prdx6 gene encoding peroxiredoxin-6 isoform X2, encoding MPGILLGDVLPNFEAETTIGKIKFHEFLGNSWGILFSHPRDFTPVCTTELARAAKLHEEFKKRDVKMIALSIDSVEDHRKWSEDIMSFNQDKACCAMPFPIIADDKRELSVLLGMLDPDERDKDGMPLTARCVFVVGPDKRLKLSILYPATTGRNFDEILRVIDSLQLTATKKVATPVDWKVTSRKRSPQLWPWALTSR